One genomic segment of Sanyastnella coralliicola includes these proteins:
- the metG gene encoding methionine--tRNA ligase, protein MTAPKRYMVTSALPYANGPLHIGHIAGAMLPADIYVRHLRSAGEDVAFVCGSDEHGAAITLRAKKEGVTPKDIVDQYHELMKKTFAEFGIEFDIYDRTSSPEHHKNAQDFFLTLLEKGSFEVKTEEQYFDHEAQQFLADRYITGTCPKCGHDHAYGDQCENCGSALSPTDLIDPRSVLSGSKPELKETSLWYLPMGDHEDWLRDYIENGQFEGKSQHEVKEWKKHVIGQCKSWIDSGLQSRAMTRDLDWGVPVPVEGADGKVLYVWLDAPIGYITATQKWAKEHGKNWEDYWKSEDSHLVHFIGKDNIVFHCLIFPILLREHGDYVLPYNVPANEFMNLEGDKISTSRNWAVWLHEYLEEFPGKQDELRYVLASIMPEQKDSEFTWNDYKDRVNNELADILGNFINRAVVLTHKYYDGAVPAAGELLPQDEEMLQTIAATPEKVAKLIRGYRFREAQLEAMNLARAGNKYLTEEEPWKKIKEDPERVKTIMNICVQVAANLPYVLHPFLPNTSAKIASALGLNHLEWNEAGKSLLEPGTSIEKTPILFTKVDDELVSAQVAKLEEAKAASQERELEPVKANVPFEQFAGLDIRIAEILDAEPIKKTKKLLKLTIRTGVDERTVVSGIAEHYKPEEIIGKKVCVLLNLEPRKIKGVESQGMVLMAENAAGELSFVTAEKGAEPGDGVA, encoded by the coding sequence ATGACAGCTCCAAAGCGATACATGGTTACTTCGGCACTCCCATATGCCAATGGTCCACTTCATATTGGTCACATTGCTGGCGCGATGCTACCGGCTGATATTTATGTTCGCCACCTGCGTTCCGCAGGGGAAGACGTTGCCTTCGTTTGTGGAAGCGATGAACATGGCGCTGCAATTACGCTTCGCGCCAAAAAAGAGGGAGTTACCCCGAAAGACATCGTTGATCAGTACCACGAATTGATGAAGAAGACCTTCGCGGAATTCGGTATTGAGTTCGATATCTACGATCGCACTTCATCGCCTGAGCATCACAAGAACGCACAAGACTTCTTCTTGACGCTGCTTGAAAAAGGTTCTTTCGAAGTCAAAACGGAAGAGCAGTACTTCGATCACGAAGCACAGCAATTCTTGGCCGACCGTTACATCACAGGGACATGTCCGAAGTGTGGTCACGACCATGCCTACGGTGATCAATGTGAAAACTGTGGAAGCGCATTGAGCCCAACAGACTTGATTGACCCGCGTTCTGTATTGAGCGGAAGCAAGCCAGAATTGAAAGAGACTTCACTTTGGTACCTACCAATGGGTGACCACGAAGACTGGCTGCGCGATTACATCGAGAACGGACAGTTCGAAGGGAAGTCGCAGCACGAAGTGAAAGAGTGGAAGAAGCATGTTATTGGTCAGTGTAAGTCTTGGATCGATAGCGGACTTCAATCACGTGCGATGACTCGTGACCTTGATTGGGGTGTGCCAGTGCCTGTTGAAGGTGCCGATGGAAAAGTACTCTACGTTTGGCTAGATGCTCCAATTGGATACATCACAGCCACGCAGAAATGGGCTAAAGAGCACGGAAAGAACTGGGAAGACTACTGGAAGTCTGAAGATAGCCACCTCGTGCACTTCATTGGAAAGGACAACATCGTATTCCACTGTCTGATTTTCCCAATCTTACTTCGTGAGCACGGTGATTACGTATTGCCATACAACGTACCTGCCAACGAGTTTATGAACCTGGAAGGTGATAAGATTTCGACTTCGAGAAACTGGGCTGTATGGCTTCACGAATACCTCGAAGAATTCCCTGGAAAGCAGGATGAGTTGCGTTACGTTCTGGCGTCTATTATGCCTGAGCAGAAAGACTCAGAATTCACTTGGAACGACTACAAAGATCGCGTCAACAATGAACTTGCCGATATCCTCGGAAACTTCATCAACCGCGCGGTGGTCTTGACACATAAATATTACGATGGTGCTGTTCCTGCTGCTGGAGAATTGCTCCCACAGGATGAAGAGATGCTTCAAACCATCGCCGCTACTCCTGAAAAAGTAGCGAAGTTGATTCGTGGATACCGATTCCGCGAAGCGCAATTAGAAGCAATGAACCTAGCGCGTGCCGGCAACAAATACCTCACTGAGGAAGAGCCTTGGAAGAAAATCAAGGAAGATCCAGAGCGCGTAAAAACCATCATGAACATCTGTGTTCAGGTGGCAGCGAATCTTCCTTACGTGTTGCACCCATTCCTTCCGAATACCTCAGCTAAGATTGCCTCGGCACTTGGACTGAACCATTTGGAGTGGAACGAAGCTGGGAAATCGCTACTTGAACCAGGTACTTCTATCGAGAAGACGCCAATTCTATTTACGAAAGTGGACGACGAGTTGGTATCAGCCCAAGTTGCGAAACTGGAAGAGGCGAAGGCTGCTTCGCAAGAGCGCGAGTTGGAGCCTGTGAAAGCGAATGTTCCATTTGAGCAATTCGCTGGACTTGACATTCGCATAGCGGAGATTCTCGACGCTGAGCCAATCAAGAAAACGAAGAAGCTGTTGAAGCTCACCATCCGAACAGGTGTGGATGAGCGTACGGTTGTTTCAGGTATTGCAGAGCACTACAAACCGGAAGAAATCATCGGAAAGAAAGTATGTGTTCTTCTCAACCTTGAGCCGCGTAAGATCAAAGGCGTAGAAAGCCAGGGAATGGTACTCATGGCAGAAAACGCTGCGGGTGAACTTAGTTTTGTAACGGCTGAAAAAGGTGCTGAACCGGGCGACGGTGTTGCTTAA
- a CDS encoding aspartate-semialdehyde dehydrogenase codes for MKVAVCGATGMVGRTMLNLLAERNFPISELIPVASSRSAGKQLEFKGEQHTIVSFDEALLRKPDVALFSAGGSVSLEWAPRFAEVGTTVIDNSSAWRMNENFKLVVPEVNGDVVTNEDLIIANPNCSTIQLVMALKPLHDAFNAKRVVVSTYQSVTGTGQAAIQQLEMERRGEDGEMVYPYPIDRNVLPHCDIFLDNDYTKEEMKLTQETCKILGDDTIKVVATAVRVPVAGGHSESVNVEFESAFEVGDVKKRLSDFPGIKVQDQPDINNYPMPLYASGKDEVFVGRIRRDFTQENTLNMWVVADNLRKGAATNAIQIAEDLLAKGRWS; via the coding sequence TTGAAAGTAGCAGTGTGCGGAGCCACAGGAATGGTAGGAAGAACCATGTTGAATCTGTTGGCTGAGCGCAATTTCCCTATCAGCGAATTGATTCCCGTAGCCTCTTCACGCTCTGCAGGAAAGCAGTTAGAGTTCAAAGGAGAGCAACACACCATCGTAAGCTTTGATGAAGCCTTGTTGCGTAAACCTGACGTGGCACTATTCAGCGCCGGAGGTTCGGTAAGCCTGGAATGGGCGCCCCGCTTTGCAGAAGTCGGAACCACAGTGATCGACAATTCTTCAGCATGGCGCATGAATGAGAATTTCAAACTGGTGGTGCCTGAGGTGAATGGAGATGTGGTGACCAACGAAGACCTCATTATAGCGAACCCAAACTGCTCGACGATTCAATTAGTGATGGCCTTGAAGCCCTTACATGATGCTTTCAATGCGAAGCGTGTCGTGGTATCGACTTACCAATCGGTAACGGGTACCGGACAAGCAGCAATCCAGCAATTGGAAATGGAGCGCAGAGGAGAAGATGGTGAAATGGTTTACCCATATCCCATTGACCGTAACGTCTTGCCGCACTGCGATATTTTCCTTGATAACGACTACACGAAAGAGGAAATGAAGCTCACGCAGGAGACCTGCAAAATTTTAGGCGATGATACGATTAAGGTCGTCGCAACTGCTGTGCGTGTTCCTGTAGCTGGTGGACATTCGGAATCTGTCAATGTAGAGTTTGAATCAGCATTTGAAGTCGGGGATGTGAAGAAGCGTTTATCTGATTTTCCCGGTATCAAAGTGCAAGATCAACCGGACATCAACAATTACCCAATGCCGCTATATGCTTCAGGTAAAGACGAGGTATTTGTAGGTAGAATTCGTCGTGATTTCACGCAAGAGAATACACTCAACATGTGGGTAGTGGCAGACAACCTTCGAAAGGGGGCGGCGACAAACGCGATTCAAATTGCAGAAGACCTGCTTGCGAAAGGACGTTGGTCTTAA